The proteins below are encoded in one region of Limnochorda pilosa:
- a CDS encoding SH3 domain-containing protein: MMVPARSTPSNPSSLPPAAAIARERLLRRRQRRAHRSVHWVDVLGWAAVILFVGWLVFLQYGDPSLILEGPLPVPGATTMVVTGARVNVREAPDLGAAVIGQVVRGDRVAVRDSWGGWYRIVSGGPAGWMHGDFLEPMQGAPSSDR, encoded by the coding sequence ATGATGGTCCCGGCGCGCTCAACCCCCTCCAACCCGAGCTCCCTTCCGCCCGCCGCCGCCATCGCCCGGGAGCGGTTGCTCCGGCGGCGCCAGCGGCGCGCCCATCGCTCGGTCCACTGGGTGGACGTGCTGGGTTGGGCTGCGGTCATCCTCTTCGTGGGCTGGTTGGTCTTCCTCCAGTATGGAGACCCGTCGCTCATCCTCGAGGGCCCCCTGCCGGTGCCCGGGGCCACCACCATGGTCGTCACCGGTGCCCGGGTCAACGTGCGCGAGGCGCCGGACCTGGGGGCCGCGGTCATCGGCCAGGTCGTCCGGGGCGACCGGGTCGCAGTGCGGGACAGCTGGGGAGGGTGGTACCGCATCGTCTCAGGTGGACCCGCCGGGTGGATGCACGGAGACTTTCTAGAGCCCATGCAGGGTGCCCCCTCTTCCGACCGGTGA
- a CDS encoding ABC transporter permease, whose protein sequence is MQSYLIRRAFTFALTLLLAATLSYLVLLVLPGDPARLMLGLDASPDALGALRRQLGLDRPVPVRYLAWLGDLVRGDLGTSLLYRVPVRELLASGLAVTGPLALGAMLLAALVAVPLGTVAAVRRGGPLDVAVSGASQVGQALPSFWLGLFLILIFSVRLGWLPAGGFPPWSQGFWGAAGALVLPALALAAGRAASMSRMVRASLADALEEEYVRTAKAKGLPGRRVVLRHGLRNGVIPVLTLTGTELTQLLAGSVVVENLFSLPGLGNLALQGIGARDLPLVQGVVLLAAAAVLLTSLVLDVLYAVLDPRIRYR, encoded by the coding sequence GTGCAAAGCTACCTCATTCGTCGAGCTTTCACCTTTGCCCTCACCCTCCTCCTGGCGGCCACCCTGAGCTACCTGGTGTTGCTGGTGCTGCCGGGTGATCCGGCCCGTCTGATGCTGGGGCTCGACGCCTCGCCCGATGCGTTGGGCGCGCTCCGCCGCCAGCTCGGCCTCGACCGGCCGGTGCCCGTCCGGTACCTGGCTTGGCTGGGCGACCTGGTTCGGGGGGATCTGGGAACCTCCCTCCTCTACCGGGTTCCCGTGCGAGAGCTGCTGGCCTCGGGGCTGGCGGTCACCGGACCCCTGGCCCTGGGGGCCATGCTCCTGGCAGCGCTGGTGGCGGTCCCCCTGGGCACCGTGGCCGCGGTGCGCAGGGGCGGCCCTCTGGACGTGGCGGTGAGCGGCGCAAGCCAGGTGGGCCAGGCCCTTCCCTCCTTCTGGCTCGGGCTTTTCCTGATCCTCATCTTCTCGGTGCGGCTCGGGTGGCTGCCCGCCGGCGGCTTCCCACCCTGGTCCCAGGGGTTCTGGGGGGCAGCGGGAGCGCTGGTGTTGCCGGCGTTGGCCCTGGCCGCCGGCCGGGCGGCCTCCATGTCCCGCATGGTGCGGGCGAGCCTGGCCGATGCGCTGGAAGAGGAGTACGTGCGAACGGCAAAGGCCAAGGGGCTGCCGGGGCGCCGCGTGGTGCTCCGCCACGGCCTTCGCAATGGCGTCATCCCGGTCCTCACCCTGACGGGCACCGAGCTCACCCAGCTCCTGGCGGGCAGCGTGGTGGTGGAGAACCTCTTTTCGCTGCCCGGCCTGGGAAACCTGGCCCTGCAGGGCATCGGGGCCCGGGACCTTCCCTTGGTTCAAGGAGTGGTGCTCCTCGCGGCCGCCGCCGTGCTCCTCACCAGCCTGGTGCTGGACGTCCTCTACGCCGTCCTGGACCCGAGGATCCGATACCGATGA
- a CDS encoding AtuA-related protein → MKIRLAEIAQARSGDKGDASDISLFAPTPELYDLFRREVTPERVKAHFGSWCRGPVHRWEVPGMRALKFVLEQALGGGAPSSLRLDNLGKSMASALLRMELDVPQELLEGVPRLRPPRS, encoded by the coding sequence ATGAAGATCCGGCTGGCAGAGATCGCGCAGGCCCGCTCGGGCGACAAAGGCGATGCCTCGGACATCAGCCTCTTCGCCCCCACCCCGGAGCTCTACGACCTCTTCCGCCGGGAGGTGACGCCGGAGCGGGTGAAGGCCCACTTCGGCTCCTGGTGCCGGGGACCGGTGCACCGCTGGGAGGTGCCCGGCATGCGGGCGCTCAAGTTCGTCCTCGAGCAGGCCCTGGGCGGCGGGGCGCCCTCGTCGCTCCGGCTCGACAACCTGGGCAAGTCCATGGCCTCGGCCCTGCTGCGGATGGAGCTGGACGTGCCCCAGGAGCTGCTGGAGGGCGTGCCCCGCCTGCGGCCGCCGCGCTCCTGA
- a CDS encoding enoyl-CoA hydratase/isomerase family protein has translation MDEPVRLAVAGGIARITLDRPEQRNALNRATCRALVRAFERAGADPGVRVVLLRGAGEQAFCAGADLKELAEIQADADAVLARRAYFGGVADCIRAMEESPVPVVGMVFGHALGGGLGLAAACDILYVADDAHLGLPELGIGLFPMVVMAPILRSVGRKKAMELIFGAGLVNGAEAEQMGLATRAFPRERLEEETERLLARVASFSPAVLRVGREAAARIDGLSVPQALGLLREAITVASSTEDARRGVTSYLERRNRP, from the coding sequence GTGGACGAGCCGGTTCGGCTGGCGGTGGCCGGGGGCATCGCGCGGATCACCCTCGACCGCCCGGAGCAACGGAATGCGCTCAACCGAGCCACGTGCCGGGCGCTGGTGAGGGCCTTCGAGCGGGCGGGCGCCGACCCCGGCGTGCGGGTGGTGCTCCTGCGAGGAGCAGGAGAGCAGGCCTTCTGCGCCGGTGCGGACCTGAAGGAGCTGGCCGAGATCCAGGCGGACGCCGACGCCGTGCTGGCGCGGCGGGCGTATTTCGGCGGGGTGGCCGACTGCATCCGGGCCATGGAGGAGAGCCCCGTGCCGGTGGTGGGCATGGTCTTCGGCCACGCGCTGGGTGGCGGCCTGGGGCTCGCGGCCGCCTGCGACATCCTCTACGTGGCCGACGACGCCCATCTGGGCCTGCCCGAGCTGGGCATCGGTCTCTTCCCCATGGTGGTGATGGCCCCGATCCTCCGGTCCGTGGGGCGGAAGAAGGCCATGGAGCTCATCTTCGGCGCGGGGCTGGTGAACGGGGCGGAGGCGGAGCAGATGGGCCTGGCGACCCGGGCCTTTCCCAGGGAGCGCCTGGAGGAGGAGACCGAGCGCCTCCTCGCGCGGGTCGCCTCCTTCAGCCCGGCGGTCCTGCGCGTCGGCCGGGAGGCCGCCGCCCGCATCGACGGCCTATCCGTACCTCAGGCCCTGGGGCTTCTGCGCGAGGCGATCACCGTGGCCTCGTCTACCGAGGATGCCCGGCGGGGCGTCACCTCGTACCTGGAACGGCGGAACCGGCCCTGA
- a CDS encoding acyl-CoA carboxylase subunit beta, producing MDIRARADRLRQGGPEKYHQQLREQKKLFVRERLDLLLDPGSWVEDGLFANTLADGLPADGVVTGLGRIDGRAVAVMGNDATVKAGSWGARTVEKILRIQETARRHRLPLFYLVDSAGARITDQVEMFPGRRGAGRIFYNQVQLSGMVPQICLLFGPSAAGGAYIPAFCDVVIMVEGNASMYLGSPRMAEMVIGERVSLEEMGGARMHCTVSGCGDLLASSEEEAIALARAYFAYMPSHFEETPPAAAPQPPRRDPGEIEALVPADQNRPFDMRELIDAVVDGGSFFEIKPLFAPEVLTGFARMEGRAVGVVANQPKVKGGVLFVDSADKAARFIWLCDAFNLPLLYLADVPGFMIGSQVERQGIIRHGAKLIAAVSETEVPAISVIVRKAYGAGLYAMAGPGFGPDATLALPTASIAVMGPEAAVNAVYYRHIQELPAEERPAFIREKREAYGRDIDILRLASELVVDEVVPPERLREELARRFALYAGRARERVPKHHGVHPV from the coding sequence ATGGACATCCGAGCGCGGGCCGACCGGCTGCGCCAGGGCGGCCCCGAGAAGTACCACCAGCAGCTGCGGGAACAGAAGAAGCTCTTCGTCAGGGAACGTCTGGACCTCCTCCTCGACCCGGGAAGCTGGGTGGAGGACGGCCTCTTCGCCAACACCCTGGCCGACGGCCTGCCGGCGGACGGGGTCGTGACGGGCCTGGGGCGCATCGACGGGCGGGCCGTGGCGGTGATGGGCAACGACGCCACCGTGAAGGCGGGCTCGTGGGGCGCCCGTACCGTGGAGAAGATCCTCCGCATCCAGGAGACGGCCCGGCGGCACCGGCTTCCCCTCTTCTACCTGGTCGACTCGGCCGGCGCCCGCATCACCGACCAGGTGGAGATGTTCCCCGGCCGCCGGGGGGCGGGCCGCATCTTCTACAACCAGGTGCAGCTCTCGGGGATGGTTCCCCAGATCTGCCTGCTCTTCGGGCCGTCCGCGGCGGGCGGCGCCTACATCCCCGCCTTCTGCGACGTGGTGATCATGGTGGAGGGCAACGCCTCCATGTACCTGGGTTCCCCGCGGATGGCGGAGATGGTCATCGGCGAGCGGGTGAGCCTGGAGGAGATGGGCGGAGCCCGCATGCACTGCACCGTCTCCGGGTGCGGTGACCTGCTGGCCTCCAGCGAGGAGGAGGCCATCGCCCTGGCCCGGGCCTACTTCGCCTACATGCCCTCGCACTTCGAGGAGACCCCACCTGCGGCCGCGCCTCAGCCGCCCCGCCGGGATCCTGGGGAGATCGAGGCGCTGGTGCCGGCGGACCAGAACCGTCCCTTCGACATGCGGGAGCTGATCGACGCCGTGGTGGACGGGGGGTCCTTCTTCGAGATCAAGCCCCTCTTCGCCCCCGAGGTCCTCACGGGCTTCGCCCGCATGGAGGGGCGGGCCGTGGGCGTGGTGGCCAACCAGCCCAAGGTGAAGGGCGGCGTGCTCTTCGTGGACTCGGCCGACAAGGCCGCCCGCTTCATCTGGCTCTGCGACGCGTTCAACCTGCCGCTTCTCTACCTGGCCGACGTCCCGGGGTTCATGATCGGGTCGCAGGTGGAACGCCAGGGCATCATCCGCCACGGCGCCAAGCTCATCGCCGCCGTCTCCGAGACCGAGGTACCGGCCATCTCCGTGATCGTTCGCAAGGCGTACGGGGCTGGGCTCTACGCCATGGCGGGCCCGGGTTTCGGGCCCGACGCCACCCTTGCGCTCCCCACCGCGTCCATCGCGGTGATGGGCCCCGAGGCGGCCGTCAACGCGGTCTACTACCGTCACATTCAGGAGCTGCCGGCCGAGGAGCGGCCTGCCTTCATCCGGGAAAAGCGGGAAGCGTACGGCCGGGACATCGACATCCTGCGCCTGGCTTCAGAGCTGGTGGTGGACGAGGTGGTTCCCCCCGAGCGGCTCCGGGAGGAGCTCGCCCGGCGCTTCGCCCTCTACGCCGGTCGCGCCCGCGAGCGGGTTCCCAAGCATCACGGTGTGCACCCCGTCTGA
- a CDS encoding tetratricopeptide repeat protein, with translation MVVLAALLVAWLAAGGTGAEEAPSDLFALAEEVYARRTGAEDARQAIALYQQALEAEPGRYQVPLRLAEAHWWLAEQVPKEERRALVEQGLVYARRAVELAPGEAETHYWHGVLQARVGEERGILQSLFMVDDVVNEMTRTLELDPNHEGAHYVLSQVYRKVPGWPLSVGDKRKALEHARVAAELSPDDTSRQLNLAESLLALGENDEAARVLQRVLDMPLTPGDEVNSRKDKDRAAELLGELGG, from the coding sequence GTGGTGGTGCTGGCGGCCCTGCTGGTGGCGTGGTTGGCCGCGGGGGGCACGGGAGCCGAAGAAGCGCCAAGCGACCTCTTCGCGCTCGCGGAGGAGGTCTACGCCCGTCGAACCGGTGCCGAGGACGCGCGGCAGGCCATTGCCCTCTATCAGCAGGCCCTGGAGGCTGAGCCGGGGCGGTACCAGGTCCCCCTGCGTCTGGCGGAGGCGCACTGGTGGCTGGCCGAGCAGGTACCCAAGGAGGAGCGGCGGGCGCTGGTGGAGCAGGGTCTGGTCTACGCCCGGCGGGCGGTGGAGCTGGCCCCCGGCGAAGCGGAGACCCATTACTGGCACGGCGTCCTGCAGGCCCGGGTGGGTGAGGAACGGGGCATCCTGCAGAGCCTGTTCATGGTGGACGACGTGGTTAACGAGATGACCCGCACGTTGGAGCTCGATCCGAACCACGAAGGCGCCCACTACGTGCTGAGCCAGGTGTACCGCAAGGTGCCCGGATGGCCCCTGAGCGTGGGCGACAAACGGAAGGCCCTGGAGCACGCCCGCGTCGCGGCGGAGCTCAGCCCGGACGATACCTCCCGACAGCTGAACCTGGCCGAGTCCCTGCTGGCCCTGGGCGAGAACGACGAGGCGGCTCGGGTTTTGCAGAGGGTCTTGGATATGCCCTTGACACCCGGCGATGAGGTGAACAGCCGCAAGGACAAGGACCGGGCTGCTGAGCTCCTCGGTGAGCTGGGAGGATGA
- a CDS encoding MBL fold metallo-hydrolase, translating into MRWERLVVGPIESNCYLLFHRPEGEAAVIDPGGDAGRILDAIARRALRITYILLTHTHFDHIGALAQVQAATGAPVLVHAAEAGWIGDPTLNLSANLTGLLPEPVQGPPPDRLLHGGEQVKVAGQSVRVLATPGHTPGGLSFWLPRQAWVFTGDALFRGSIGRTDLPGGDPVLLIDGITRSLLSLPDETVILPGHGPESTIGEERRANPFLQDAHRFSP; encoded by the coding sequence GTGCGCTGGGAGCGGCTGGTGGTGGGCCCGATCGAGTCGAACTGTTACCTTCTTTTCCACCGCCCCGAGGGTGAGGCGGCGGTCATCGATCCCGGGGGCGACGCGGGCCGGATCCTGGACGCCATCGCGCGCCGGGCCCTGAGGATCACCTACATCCTGCTCACCCACACCCACTTCGACCACATAGGCGCCCTGGCCCAGGTGCAGGCAGCGACGGGCGCGCCGGTGCTGGTCCACGCCGCCGAAGCCGGCTGGATCGGCGATCCCACCCTCAACCTCTCGGCCAACCTCACGGGCTTGCTGCCCGAACCCGTGCAGGGGCCGCCCCCCGATCGCCTCCTTCATGGCGGGGAGCAGGTCAAGGTGGCGGGGCAGTCGGTCCGCGTCCTGGCCACCCCCGGGCACACACCGGGAGGCCTCTCATTCTGGCTGCCGCGCCAGGCGTGGGTCTTCACGGGAGACGCCCTCTTCCGTGGCAGCATCGGCCGCACGGACCTACCCGGTGGCGATCCTGTCCTGCTCATCGATGGGATCACCCGCTCACTCCTGAGCCTGCCGGACGAGACGGTGATCCTTCCGGGCCACGGTCCCGAGAGCACCATCGGCGAAGAACGGCGCGCCAACCCCTTCCTCCAGGACGCCCACCGTTTTTCCCCTTGA
- a CDS encoding acetyl-CoA carboxylase biotin carboxylase subunit: MFARVLIANRGEIACRIIDTCRRMGIETVAVHSDADAGSRHVRMADRAYPIGPAPVTQSYLNVERLLEAARASGAEAVHPGYGLLSEQARFARSVLGAGLTWIGPQPEVMEEMADKLAARRRMEAAGLPVVPASGPLASAGEAMEAAASLGYPVMLKAVAGGGGIGMERVGEPAALAPAFERARSRAQAYFGDGTVYLERLLERPRHVEIQVLGDHHGHVIHLGGRDCSLQRRHQKVIEEAPPPELAPDLARALEEAALRAVRELGYRNSGTLEFLVEGGRFAFLEMNTRLQVEHPVTEAITGVDLVEQQLRVAAGEPLALTQDQVAPRGHAVEARLYAEDPERFLPRPGTVTGLSWPRGEGVRVDHGLVEGYGVTPYYDPLLAKIVAWGKSRAEAIERLVGALQETRVDGLVTNREALLRVLTHTRFRAGAVDTALFESVGGRGER; the protein is encoded by the coding sequence GTGTTTGCTCGGGTCTTGATCGCGAACCGCGGCGAGATCGCCTGCCGCATCATCGACACCTGCCGCCGCATGGGCATCGAGACGGTTGCCGTCCACTCCGACGCGGACGCCGGCAGCCGGCACGTGCGGATGGCCGACCGGGCGTATCCCATCGGGCCTGCGCCCGTGACCCAGAGCTACCTGAACGTGGAGCGGCTGCTGGAGGCTGCCCGGGCGTCGGGGGCCGAGGCCGTCCATCCCGGCTACGGGCTCCTCTCGGAGCAGGCGCGCTTCGCCCGATCCGTGCTGGGGGCGGGCCTGACGTGGATCGGGCCGCAGCCGGAGGTCATGGAAGAGATGGCGGACAAGCTGGCGGCCCGGCGGCGTATGGAGGCCGCGGGGCTTCCGGTGGTGCCGGCGAGCGGCCCTCTGGCCAGCGCCGGCGAGGCCATGGAGGCCGCCGCTTCCCTGGGCTACCCCGTGATGCTCAAGGCGGTGGCCGGGGGCGGCGGCATCGGTATGGAGCGGGTGGGAGAACCCGCTGCGCTCGCCCCCGCCTTCGAGCGGGCTCGAAGCCGGGCGCAGGCCTACTTCGGCGATGGGACCGTCTACCTCGAGCGACTGCTGGAGCGGCCGCGGCACGTGGAGATCCAGGTTCTGGGGGACCATCACGGGCACGTGATCCACCTGGGGGGGCGCGACTGCAGCCTGCAGCGGCGCCACCAGAAGGTGATCGAGGAGGCGCCGCCGCCCGAGCTCGCTCCCGATCTGGCACGGGCGTTGGAGGAGGCGGCGTTGCGGGCGGTGCGCGAGCTCGGGTACCGCAACTCGGGCACGCTGGAGTTCCTGGTGGAAGGGGGGCGTTTCGCCTTTCTGGAGATGAACACCCGCCTGCAGGTGGAGCACCCGGTGACGGAAGCGATCACGGGGGTCGACCTGGTGGAGCAGCAGCTCCGGGTGGCGGCCGGAGAGCCCCTGGCGCTGACCCAGGACCAGGTGGCCCCGCGGGGCCATGCCGTGGAGGCCCGGCTCTACGCCGAAGACCCGGAGCGCTTTCTGCCCCGGCCCGGAACGGTGACCGGCCTGAGCTGGCCCCGGGGCGAGGGCGTGCGGGTGGACCATGGGCTCGTGGAGGGCTACGGGGTGACCCCCTACTACGATCCCCTGCTGGCCAAGATCGTTGCGTGGGGCAAGAGCAGGGCGGAAGCCATCGAACGGCTGGTGGGCGCGCTGCAGGAGACCCGGGTGGACGGGCTCGTCACCAACCGGGAGGCACTCCTCCGGGTCCTCACCCACACCCGCTTCCGCGCGGGCGCGGTGGACACGGCTCTTTTCGAATCGGTGGGAGGTCGAGGCGAGCGATGA
- a CDS encoding ABC transporter permease produces the protein MRIGRRRPWNLVVGAALVATVVTAACVSLVYVPHDPNRMAIDQRLAPPSLAHPLGTDPFGRDLLSRILVGAQTTLWVGVLAVSIGMAAGLALGAAAGLGGRWADEALMRLTDALAAFPPLLLALMLVAVMGAGVTSAMVAIGVATVPAFARLTRAGLLTLRESGMAEAARAAGAGGWRLFTRHLLPNLLPVLLVEASLSFANAVLAEAALSYLGLGTQPPWPSWGRMLREGQSFIALSPYPALMPGLAVALTVLGLNLLGDGLRDRMNPRRG, from the coding sequence ATGAGGATCGGTCGGCGGCGGCCGTGGAACCTGGTCGTAGGGGCGGCGCTGGTCGCGACGGTGGTAACCGCCGCCTGCGTCAGCCTCGTCTACGTGCCGCACGATCCTAACCGGATGGCCATCGACCAGCGGCTGGCCCCGCCCAGCCTGGCCCATCCGCTGGGAACGGACCCCTTCGGCCGGGACCTCTTGAGCCGGATCCTGGTGGGAGCCCAGACCACCCTCTGGGTGGGCGTGCTCGCGGTGAGCATCGGCATGGCGGCCGGGCTGGCTCTGGGCGCGGCGGCTGGCCTGGGAGGGCGGTGGGCCGATGAAGCTCTGATGCGCCTGACCGACGCGCTGGCCGCCTTTCCGCCCCTGTTGCTGGCCCTGATGCTGGTTGCGGTGATGGGCGCCGGAGTGACCAGCGCGATGGTGGCCATCGGCGTGGCCACGGTGCCGGCCTTCGCCCGCCTCACCCGGGCCGGACTCCTGACCCTGCGGGAAAGCGGGATGGCGGAGGCTGCCCGGGCTGCCGGGGCCGGCGGGTGGCGCCTCTTCACCCGCCACCTGCTGCCCAACCTGCTTCCGGTGCTCCTGGTGGAGGCCAGCCTCAGCTTCGCCAACGCGGTGCTGGCCGAGGCGGCCCTGAGCTATCTGGGGCTTGGGACCCAGCCCCCGTGGCCGAGCTGGGGGCGCATGCTCCGGGAAGGCCAGAGCTTCATCGCCCTGTCGCCCTACCCGGCGCTCATGCCCGGCCTGGCCGTGGCCCTCACGGTGCTGGGGCTCAACCTGCTGGGCGACGGCCTCCGCGACCGCATGAACCCCCGGCGGGGGTGA
- a CDS encoding acyclic terpene utilization AtuA family protein, translating into MKRVRIGAGMGFYGDSVLPAVETARKGRVQYIAMDDLAELTLAILQKDRRKDPNLGYTQDITQTMQLLLPEAVPRGIRLITNAGGINPPGAAREVLRVAKELGLDRLRAAVVTGDAIGGRLEELEAAGVCFEDPDTGRTLDQVRDRILFASVYLGSDPIVRALAMGADVVVTGRTTDTAQFAAPVIHELGWAAEEWDRIAAAILLGHLMECSGQATGGNFSGRWWEVEGLEAIGYPVAEVDEEGGILFTKTEGTGGLVTVDTVKEQLLYEIHDPSRYLTPDVTADFSQVRLEQVGPDQVRVSGVRGRPAPPTLKALVGYEAGWAGEGMMGFSWPDALAKARRAEEIVRRQMERQGIEAEEVHASFVGFNALHGPMAPEPDPDSLNEVFLRMAIRTGRQEDAARFARLFPPLALNGPPFIGGLGGVARPRQLQGYLTGYVPRELIEPHVQVELLEVGS; encoded by the coding sequence GTGAAACGGGTCCGGATTGGAGCAGGCATGGGCTTCTACGGTGACAGCGTGCTTCCGGCCGTGGAGACAGCCCGGAAGGGCCGGGTCCAGTACATCGCCATGGACGACCTGGCCGAGCTCACCCTTGCCATCCTGCAGAAGGACCGGCGGAAGGACCCGAACCTGGGCTACACCCAGGACATCACCCAAACCATGCAGCTTCTCCTGCCCGAGGCTGTGCCCCGGGGCATCCGGCTGATCACCAACGCCGGAGGCATCAACCCGCCCGGGGCGGCCCGGGAGGTGCTCCGGGTGGCGAAGGAGCTCGGGCTGGACCGGCTCCGGGCGGCGGTGGTGACGGGCGATGCCATCGGCGGGCGGCTGGAGGAGCTGGAGGCGGCGGGGGTCTGCTTTGAGGACCCCGACACGGGGCGCACCCTGGACCAGGTCCGCGACCGGATCCTCTTCGCCTCGGTCTACCTAGGGTCAGACCCCATCGTTCGGGCCCTGGCCATGGGGGCCGACGTGGTGGTCACGGGTCGCACCACCGACACCGCCCAGTTCGCCGCACCGGTGATCCACGAGCTCGGCTGGGCTGCGGAGGAGTGGGACCGGATCGCCGCGGCCATCCTGCTGGGCCACCTGATGGAGTGCTCGGGGCAGGCCACGGGCGGCAACTTCAGCGGCCGCTGGTGGGAGGTGGAGGGGCTCGAGGCCATCGGGTACCCGGTGGCGGAGGTGGACGAGGAGGGCGGGATCCTCTTCACCAAGACCGAGGGGACGGGAGGCCTGGTGACGGTGGACACGGTGAAGGAGCAGCTCCTCTACGAGATCCACGATCCCTCCCGTTACCTGACGCCCGACGTGACCGCCGACTTCAGCCAGGTACGGCTGGAACAGGTCGGCCCCGACCAGGTGCGGGTGAGCGGGGTCCGGGGGCGGCCGGCGCCGCCCACCCTCAAGGCGCTGGTGGGGTACGAGGCCGGGTGGGCGGGCGAGGGCATGATGGGCTTCTCCTGGCCCGACGCGCTGGCCAAGGCCCGCAGGGCCGAAGAGATCGTCCGGCGGCAGATGGAGCGCCAGGGGATCGAAGCCGAGGAGGTCCACGCCTCCTTCGTGGGTTTCAACGCCCTGCACGGGCCCATGGCGCCTGAGCCGGACCCGGACAGCCTGAACGAGGTCTTCCTGCGCATGGCCATCCGCACCGGGCGCCAGGAGGACGCGGCCCGCTTCGCCCGGCTCTTCCCGCCTCTGGCCCTGAACGGGCCGCCCTTCATCGGGGGGCTGGGTGGGGTCGCCCGTCCCCGGCAGCTCCAGGGGTACCTGACGGGCTACGTCCCCCGGGAGCTGATCGAGCCGCACGTGCAGGTGGAGCTCCTGGAGGTGGGGTCATGA
- a CDS encoding biotin/lipoyl-containing protein, translated as MKQVLSDMAGILLEVKVGPGDEVRPGQEVAVLESMKMQIPVQSAEAGVVRSIHVQPGHFVNQGDPLLDLE; from the coding sequence ATGAAGCAGGTCCTGAGCGACATGGCCGGCATCCTGCTGGAGGTGAAGGTGGGCCCTGGCGACGAGGTCCGGCCCGGTCAGGAGGTGGCGGTGCTCGAGTCCATGAAGATGCAGATCCCCGTGCAGAGCGCGGAGGCCGGGGTGGTGCGCAGCATCCACGTCCAACCGGGCCACTTCGTGAACCAAGGTGACCCGCTGCTGGACCTGGAGTGA
- a CDS encoding DNA-3-methyladenine glycosylase, giving the protein MPVRDADLWLDEILSLPVLEMARALLGCELAHRTPEGETAGLVVEVEAYQGPEDQAAHSRNGRRTQRVRAMYGPAGHAYVFSVYGMHHCMNVVAGPEGTPHAVLLRALQPLRGLALMARRRGQPPEAVQEVAAWEGRFAPALATVWTGQEPRPPRAVQALTSGPARLARALGVSMDQYGWSLRASPLRLGPPPAPARWEVATGPRVGVEYAGAWSQKPWRFWIRGNPFVSR; this is encoded by the coding sequence GTGCCCGTACGGGATGCCGATCTTTGGCTGGATGAGATCCTCTCCCTACCTGTGTTGGAGATGGCCAGGGCGCTTCTCGGTTGCGAGCTCGCCCACCGGACGCCTGAAGGCGAGACAGCCGGGCTCGTCGTGGAGGTGGAGGCCTACCAAGGCCCCGAGGATCAGGCCGCCCACTCGCGCAACGGCCGTCGCACCCAGAGGGTGAGGGCCATGTACGGTCCGGCGGGTCACGCTTACGTCTTCTCCGTCTACGGGATGCACCACTGCATGAACGTGGTGGCCGGCCCCGAGGGTACCCCCCACGCCGTGCTCCTGCGGGCGCTCCAGCCACTGCGGGGTCTCGCCCTCATGGCCCGGCGCCGGGGCCAGCCCCCTGAGGCGGTGCAGGAGGTCGCCGCGTGGGAAGGTCGGTTCGCGCCTGCCCTCGCAACGGTATGGACCGGCCAGGAGCCCCGCCCGCCCCGGGCCGTCCAGGCCCTCACCTCAGGCCCGGCTCGCCTTGCCCGGGCCTTGGGGGTCTCCATGGATCAGTACGGCTGGTCGCTGCGTGCCTCCCCGCTGCGCCTGGGGCCGCCCCCGGCACCCGCACGCTGGGAGGTCGCCACGGGCCCCCGCGTCGGCGTGGAGTACGCCGGGGCCTGGAGCCAGAAGCCCTGGCGCTTTTGGATCCGGGGGAACCCCTTCGTTTCGCGCTGA